The sequence CTTCTCACATGGCCCATTTCTGGTGAGCGGaggcacacagagcagagggaggcCATGTGTGTACTTCTCATCCTTCAAGAAGCCAGCAACCTGCACTGCCACATTGCTGTTACATTTGCTCTTACAAGGTCGAGGGCATTCAGCCAATTAGGGTAAAACTTGTTGCACCTTCTTGCAGAAAGCCTTGCATTTGTCCATTTTGCAGCACCAGATAATAAAAGTCACTGATTCACTGACTCCAATCTGTGTGCAAAGCCAACGGGAGAGCTGACTTTGAACCGGTTTGAATTTGCTGTCTCATGGAGCTGTTAAGTGCCTGTGCAACCCCCAGAAAACCCCTTAAACAAAGAGACATGTGGTAGAGAGCAAGCAAAACATcacacagcagccagccccTAGGTGGCTACCAAACTCCTAAATATTGCCATTTGTGACTGGGTAAAACAAGACTGTTCTGTTGTTTAGATTTATGAGGGCAGGAGAGACCCATGGCCTATGGGATATTTGTGAGACATCTTCAACATCCACTGGTGTCCCAATAGTAAACCTTAACTCAGCTGGAAATTAGCACTGCTCCTCTATGCCTGGACGACTGTTGTCCTTTATCCTCTGCAATAATGGCAGTGgccaaaaataaatatgtgGGATGACTAGTGCCAGTTTCTGCAATTTAGCAGCACACGGACATTTGTGTGGAAGTGTGAGCCAGGATGTTTGTGTTCATTCCCATCGTTCTCTCgacaaaatgattttataaataatCAGGCCTTAATTGTGTGATTCCAGTTAATGCAGAGGGGAGTTAATTGACATCTGGAACAAGTTTCCTGTCCTGAGCTATTAGCCGTGTCTGGTGCAGAATTCAAACAACGTATGAAGTGAGGCCTATAGCCAAATGATTTTGTACATagctgaaatgagaaatgactAAAGATGGATGAGCGATGGCAGCTGCGCCAAGAGAATGTCCATTTTTGGTAAACAAGCATAGGCTGTGTCAAGGCATGAGTGCCGTGCCAGTCTGAGAGGTGCACCGTGCTGCAAAGAATAGGCATCACCTCATGATTTATCCCTGCTGCAAATCCTCCAGCTCTCCCCTCTTGTCTCCAAAAGTCTCGTGGATCAGTGATTCTGGAGTCTTTCACAGCCGAGGGAGGAACAAAGCTGCCTGCATGAAGGCCAGGTCTCCTGTGCAGCCTTGCTCATCCCCAGTGTGCTTTATCCCATCTATTTGCAGAGTCAAAGAGGAGGATTTAATTCTGTGTCACTGAGAAGAATACCAAACCATGAACAGCCAAACTCTGAACATCTGTCTCATGTATCTTTATCAAACACAGAAACTCTTCTGTGGCCTTTTAACCACCAGCATCCCTCCTACAGAAAGGCCCTGGTCAAATCGAGGATGGAGTATCTCTAGTCTGGGGTACTCTGAAAATCCTTCTAGGCAAACCCAAATGATTTTTGTCAAcctaaaaatacattaaaaatatattttttgaatttttttattcctctcccTATCATTTCTACTTTTAGGCAGAACATAAGTCCTCAGAAAATTCAACAATTTTGCCTAATAAATGGCTAAAGCTAGAGATTTGCTTAACATCTCTCCATTGCCTTTGAAACCATGACCCCATGGGAGAAAAGGAGCAAACAGCACAACGCAGTGCTGATTCCTGTAATGGCACTCACAGCTGACCCACTCCGTGGCCACCCCCACCAGGAACCCAGTGCTCCCAGCGTCATCTCCCCCAGGCATGGCAACTGACATGAGGCACTGTGGCTGCACACAAAGAGAAATACAGCCCATGCTGGTGACTGCTCACAGGACATAACAGGACCATGGAAAGCCTTCAGGTCAGATGGAATTCCTGACAGCACTGCTTTTTTGACCAATAGTCCCAAACCAGGAGCAAGtatgagaaaaagcttttcactTTAAATAACTCCATTCCTAATTTTCACTATGAAAAGacactgaacatccccaggAATGGATTTTCACATATATCTTGTGAATCTCTGCATCTACCTAAGGCAGGAATAATATATCTGAGCTAGTTTATATAGTTGCTCTCTTATTTCCAACACTAATGTGACGAATTGTCAGCAAAGGATTCTTACCCATGTTCCTGTTTGTTAGAAACCTATGTTGTGTTTTATGCACAAgtttccagtgctgcagctAGAAGGCATGCAGATGAAGAATGCTTCTCCAAATAATCCTCTCACTAGTAACCATAAACAATCCTTGCTGAGCCCCAGCAGAAAATTGCAAACTGTGGCGCAAACTGTATTTCCATGAAGTTCTGTGCAGTCACTTGAAGgacaaggagaaaggagaacaagTCAGCGAATGAGCATAGGTGAAACAGAGAGCAATGTAGGAAACAGGGGTGTACAGTGGCACCACTCAGCTTTTCCCTAGAACTGGCCACCACTGAGTTGAGTGTCTGAGCTGTTAGTTGGGCTATCGGGTGCCACCACAACCACAACCACAGCCAAGTCTGTGGGAATCTCCTTCTCCTTATCCCATAGCAGAGCGACTTGCAGAGTAATGACCACTGCCTTAATTACCccatcctcttctttctttgcaagAGCTATAGATTTTGcactcaaaagaaaacagttgaCTGGTAATACAGAATACCACTGATCAATCCAAGAAGCTGCTGAAGGCTGCCATGTTTCAAGAGAAATTAGGAGGTCTGGGATAAAACCCTACATTGCGGGCAGCTCTGGGGCCCACATTGGAGGTAAAGCAAGGTGTGATGCTGGGCAATGCCCGGCTGCTCCAGTGAGATGCTGGGATGTCAGCATGCGTTCCTGGGCACTGAGGTACCCCCTGTTCctctgagaagctgaaatgaagGGTAATTCAGCCTTCTTTGGATTTATGACCAGCCTGCATTTCATGCACAATTTTTGTAATCTGCATCGTAATTACAAAAATTgcaaataactttttaatatcgacattaaaaaaaaaattaggcaaATCTTTCACGGTGTTTTTATTACCGAACTACGAGCTCAAATCAAATGGTTTAcagctttgtgttttgaaaatatacaACACAAGCAAACCCTAGCCTGGCAAAATTATGCTTTTATGGTAATGACAGAGATGAGTTATAGTTCTTCTAGTTAAACTATAACGGCTGCACAGATGCTAGGAAAAAGCTCTCGTACAACAGTTTCGCCACCATAAGCACGGCACCTGCCAGCTCCACCACTGCGCCCAGAAGAGCGCGTTAGCATTTCTTTAGGAATATTATTTTCAAGGAGCGTAATTGGATCATAAACGTTCTCTTGGGAATAAAACATCAGTCtgcaggctttaaaaaaataccttgaGAAACAGTCGGCCAGTTTTCTGGGTTTCAGCAGCAAGTTTACGGGAGATAATACATGTTCCTTTTTTGATCTTGTAGGATTCAAATACGGTTTGTGTTCTTCTTGCAGCCTGCATGAATTTACAACAAATTCATTTGTCGATATTCACAGAGCTCAAAACGACATCCTTCAGCCTACTGATGGCAATTGAGGAACAATAATACTTACTCATGGATTGGGTGTTACATAGATGGCATGGGCAGCAGTTTCCTTACGTCTCTGGCCAATGTGCCCTACTCCACCACCCCTAGTCTCGCTCCTGAGATGCTCTCCAGAGGCACCAGCACTGGGTCCCACAGCACATCACAAGCCATTTGCTGGACGTAGAGCCACAAAGCAGTCTCTGAGGCACAAAGTCTAAGGGTTATTTTCCACAGCAAGGGATGAGGAACATGGTGGCCACACGCTGTCGCACAGAGCAAGGTTGACTGCTATGGTGGTGCAAGTTATAGATGTGCCAGGTAAGGGTGAGTTGACTGCACTCGCTAAGACAAGAACAGGCATGAATTGAGGCACATCACATACTGAAAGAATGacactgctttcatttgctGTCACTCCCTACACAGAAAAGTTTCCTTACTACACACTCCCAGTAAGTGCAGGAAGGCTTTGGTCCAAACGCATGCCTGGCTTTCTCACCAAGGCAAGTTTTACAAATAGAATATTTAAGAGTTTAATGAAGGGTACCAACAGGTTATGTAAAATCAGAGCAGCTACCCCAGCACTCTTTTTTGAAGATTACTATAAATCAGAAACCACAATGCTTGTGTTACGGGAATGTCAGAGAGGTAAAACCTCTCCCAAGTGAAGAACCACTGCTACAGACCCACATGGACGTGTGCTTGTGTCTCGTGcatggctgctgcagtgcagaaaaatCTTCCCAAGTCCACTGCCCACTGTCTTCTTTATTTAAACCTTTTCAGTCCATCTGGACAGAGTATGAATGAAGATCAGACATTACATATTTCATTCTTCATTGCTGAACCTGCTCCATCTTACTCAATATTAAAGCTCTGCTAGTGCCTTGGGCAGCAGTCGCTGACCCTTTGTATTAAGACCTCCTCTGCAGCGGATGCTTCATGCATATGCCCATTGATGTATTTTAGAgtgaagataattttttgttttggattcCTTCACTTGGCCTCGTCTTCCTCAAAAAGCACTTCTTCCATCTATTTTTTCATGgcatatttttctccttactcCCTACTATACTGCATTGTTATATTCcacagaaaaagctttcttaTGTCTATCTTTGCCAAAACCCCAGGAGCCCCTTAAACATCACTTTGAAGGGCTCTTTATCATTTGGATGAATTTTCCTCTAATTGTATCCTTTAACTCCAAAAGGGGTTTGGGGACACACTTTGTATGAAAGATGCTATAGAAAACAAAGTTGCATTGCTGGTGGTTCTGCCTTTATATTTCGATCCACACAACTCTCTGCACACcaatttgctttctcttttccaataCCCATTTTCTCCCAGGGCTAGTTCCTGGGACAGAGCTGtcttcaaataatttaattatcaTGTGGCACACACCTTTTTAGCCCCCTCTGAAACGGCGTGTGATGTCTTCAGTTTACATCACTTGTTGGAAAACActccaaagcactgaaaaactaTTAAATTGTTACAGTATTGGATGCCAACACACAGGGCTATTAGTCTAATTCATCCTTCAGATCAAAGCCCACAcaggcagctctcctgcctacagctattttccttttactttcctGCTTGACAGTAGTCCCTCGTATCCCTCTGTTCTCCTCTCTTTGAACATACACATTTTCCTTTAGTCACGGAAATATAATTTATGTCTATTATACCGCATTATAGACTGCAGATTGGGTCGAGCGTGCGTTACCGCCGGATCGTCTGCTCATTGTACGTCGagtttccaaaaataaataaataaggaagcCACCCCGCTTCACCAGGGAGGGAGAAAAGCCGAAGGGGGAGGactggggggctgcagggggactCTGCTCTCAAAGTTGAATTTCCAGGCGGGGACCTTGAAGCACGATTTATTAGCATcgtgctgtttgcttttgtcacGTTGGGATGTGGCGGGGGAAGCACTGGCCCCGCTCCAGCCCGGACCACCCAGCGAGCCGCCAGCTACTGGCAGGCACAGCCCGGTGCTAAGGGTCACCCCAACTcaccagctccagcccagctctgcagccccgtTGGGGGTGAGAGCAGCAACAACAGTAACACCCCACCCCACatcccccctccaaaaaaagaaaaataaaataattatatccTAACAGACGGGCTGTCTGGGACGAGAGAATTGCAAAAACAATCCCCACCCCAACAGGGAGAGTGTGTGTGTACGGAGGAGAGGGAGAGTGAGGAGGGGGGAGAGAGGGAACGAGgcaggcagaggggagggaagaagggaggagggagccCACGCTCTGAGAAACATCACTCCATCTCTCTCACTCCACGGGAGCTGAGCAAGGAGCAGAACGATGTTTGACAACACACAGTACCCCTATAACTGCTTTAATTACGATGGCGATGATTACCCCACCTGTAGTTCtgatgaagagaagaaattcacCAGACCAGCGTACAGGTAAGAGGAAGTTTCTCCAAGTCCCCCAGCCCTGGGAGGGTTTTTGAGCTGTGGGACAGAGGGATCAGAGCACATGGGGCAGTGGGGCTCCTCATTCCATGCATGCACGATGGGACTGGAGCCACGGTGGGCACATTTCCCCCTTCCCGTGCTTGAAGTGCTCACGGTTTGTTTCGACTCATGTGGGGTCACAGTGCTGAGCCACCAGAGCTCAAAGGGTCTCCTCTGATCTCCAAGAGCCCCAGGAGAAGGGGAACTGGATGTGCAGCATGCCAGCAGGGGAGTGGGATGCAGACAGTGCCTGGTGTGGTGGGAAGACATGTGGTAGGCACTCCCGGAGCAGCTTAGGTCCATGCCTCGAGCAGGCAaggctggtgaggggtctggtGAGGGGTCTGGTGAGGGGTCTCTCTGCAGCCTTTTGGCTCACAGAAAATTCTCTGATGGGGTTCGGGAGGTGGGTGATCTTCCTTTAACACCGTGGGACTCAATTGCCTGCAAGAGATGCCTGCGTCTCCTGCTGGCTACTGGTGCTGAGAGGCAGCAACTGCGCTCAGGGCTCATCCTGGGACATCTTGGGTCAGAGTGCAGGAAAGGAGAACTTTTGGAAGCAGGATCATGGACATACACATACCTGTGTGGTCCTAATAACAGTGTGTGGGGGTAAtgtgatggtgtaactgcaagttttccttttttcagctaCATTGCCCTAATTGCAATGGCCATCCAGCAAAGTCCTTCAAATAAAGTCACCCTCTCTGGCATTTATGACTTCATAATGAAGAAATTTCCTTACTACAGATCAAATCAAAGAGCCTGGCAGAACTCCATCCGACATAACTTGTCACTGAACAGTTGTTTTGTAAAGGTAAGACCCGTAACTGTGTATTTACATACATACTGTGCATGGCTAAAAAAATTATGCAGGAATAGTCTCATCActaggaaggaaggaaaaagaacagctgaGCCACAAGTCACTTAAATCTCCCTAAGCTGTCAATTACAGAGATAGAGTATATCCCCGTCTGATGCGTGCTAATAGATAACTAACAGAAGAGGCTGGAGTTTGCATCCTATTCGTATAATGAAAGAGAATAGGCATAAAAGTCTTGTCATATGTGTTTACACCATTCTTGAATGTAAATGAATGCAGATGTTAAGCAGCAACATCTGTAACACATACAAATACTGAACTgcctttaaataaatacaggtTCCCAGAACAGAAGGGaatgagaaggggaaaggaaactATTGGAGCTTTGCAACGGGATGCGAATCCATGCTGGATCTCTTTGAAAATGGGAATTACCGGAGAAGACGGAGG comes from Numida meleagris isolate 19003 breed g44 Domestic line chromosome 13, NumMel1.0, whole genome shotgun sequence and encodes:
- the LOC110406050 gene encoding forkhead box protein L1, which produces MFDNTQYPYNCFNYDGDDYPTCSSDEEKKFTRPAYSYIALIAMAIQQSPSNKVTLSGIYDFIMKKFPYYRSNQRAWQNSIRHNLSLNSCFVKVPRTEGNEKGKGNYWSFATGCESMLDLFENGNYRRRRRRRNMKKEHKEQRSSRGKGSSSPDTSPTDFALNSTSSSESIHERIGSEPRLLEPRGFAPNSTASRQSLSSSSLAKSDSEIKFSIDYILSAPDPLPVLRSQYSMQENKYHLLEAQQINLQLWTM